In Streptomyces dangxiongensis, one DNA window encodes the following:
- a CDS encoding aminoglycoside N(3)-acetyltransferase, translating to MPIPPPTGPLVTRDTVAAGLRLLGVGTGEILLAHSSLSSLGWVNGGAVAVVQGILDALGPSGTLVVPAHSTQVSDPASWSRPPVPEQWWDRIRATMPPYDPRTTPTYGIGAVPETVRTWPGALRSAHPQSSFAAVGRRAREVTDGHAPDCRLGERSPLARLEKLGARVLLLGAGYDSCTAFHLAEYRTPAPRVEIGRPAPGGGWETVVEVSIDSGRFDELGHDFERDRPVVRGTVGAADVRLFPVADAVAYAERWLPLHRPREEEFPHPAA from the coding sequence ATGCCCATACCCCCTCCCACCGGCCCTCTTGTCACCCGGGACACCGTCGCCGCGGGCCTGCGGCTGCTCGGTGTCGGGACCGGCGAGATCCTTCTCGCGCATTCCTCCCTGAGTTCCCTGGGCTGGGTCAACGGAGGGGCCGTCGCGGTCGTCCAGGGCATCCTCGACGCCCTCGGCCCTTCCGGCACGCTCGTCGTGCCCGCCCACTCCACCCAGGTGTCCGACCCGGCGTCGTGGAGCAGGCCGCCGGTACCCGAACAGTGGTGGGACCGGATCCGGGCCACCATGCCCCCGTACGACCCCCGGACCACGCCCACGTACGGGATCGGTGCCGTCCCCGAGACGGTGCGGACCTGGCCCGGTGCCCTGCGCAGCGCCCACCCGCAGTCCTCCTTCGCGGCGGTCGGCCGCCGCGCGCGGGAGGTCACCGACGGCCATGCCCCCGACTGCCGGCTGGGCGAGCGCAGCCCGCTGGCCCGGCTGGAGAAGCTGGGCGCCCGGGTGCTGCTGCTCGGCGCGGGCTACGACTCCTGCACCGCCTTCCACCTGGCCGAGTACCGGACACCGGCACCGCGCGTGGAGATCGGCCGGCCCGCTCCCGGCGGCGGCTGGGAGACCGTGGTCGAGGTGTCGATCGACTCCGGCCGGTTCGACGAGCTGGGGCACGACTTCGAACGGGACCGGCCCGTCGTGCGCGGGACGGTGGGCGCGGCGGACGTACGGCTGTTCCCCGTGGCGGACGCCGTGGCCTACGCCGAGCGGTGGCTGCCGCTGCACCGTCCCCGGGAGGAGGAGTTCCCGCACCCGGCCGCCTGA
- a CDS encoding amidohydrolase family protein codes for MIETPFLVDQYCHGVLRTELGLGTFEAQLSRTEGPPAPGTTLFDTQTGFAVRRWCPPLLGLEPHCAPARYLARRRELGALEAGRRLLRGSGITTYLVDTGLPGDLTGPGEMASAGDAEAREIVRLEPLAEQVADTSGTVESFLANLAESVHGAAATAVAFTSVAGLRHGLALAPEPPGPGEVRGAAGRWLAGRRVGGALTDPVLLRHLLWNAVASGLPLQLHAGLGEPGYRADRTDPVLLTDFIRATAGLGTDLVLLHGYPYHRHTAHLAGVFPHVYADSGAALVRTGARAATVLAEILELAPFGKILFSTGAHGLPELHVIGARLFREALSRVLGGWVAEGAWVRADAQRVARLIAADNARRVYGLG; via the coding sequence ATGATCGAAACGCCGTTCCTCGTGGACCAGTACTGCCACGGCGTACTGCGGACGGAGCTGGGCCTCGGCACCTTCGAGGCCCAGCTCTCCCGCACCGAGGGGCCCCCGGCGCCGGGCACCACCCTCTTCGACACCCAGACCGGCTTCGCCGTACGGCGCTGGTGCCCGCCCCTGCTCGGCCTCGAACCGCACTGCGCGCCCGCCCGCTATCTGGCCCGGCGCCGCGAACTGGGCGCCCTGGAGGCGGGCCGCAGGCTGCTGCGGGGCAGCGGCATCACCACCTACCTGGTCGATACGGGCCTGCCCGGGGACCTCACAGGTCCCGGCGAGATGGCCTCGGCGGGGGACGCCGAGGCCCGGGAGATCGTCCGGCTGGAGCCGCTCGCCGAGCAGGTCGCCGACACCTCCGGGACCGTCGAGTCCTTCCTCGCCAACCTCGCCGAGTCCGTGCACGGAGCCGCGGCGACCGCCGTCGCCTTCACCTCCGTCGCGGGACTGCGGCACGGCCTGGCCCTCGCGCCGGAGCCCCCGGGGCCGGGGGAGGTGCGGGGCGCGGCGGGCCGCTGGCTGGCCGGCCGGCGGGTCGGCGGCGCGCTCACGGACCCCGTGCTGCTGCGGCACCTGCTGTGGAACGCGGTCGCCTCGGGCCTGCCCCTGCAACTGCACGCGGGCCTCGGCGAGCCGGGCTACCGCGCCGACCGCACCGACCCGGTGCTGCTCACCGACTTCATCCGGGCCACGGCCGGCCTCGGCACCGACCTGGTCCTGCTGCACGGCTACCCGTACCACCGCCACACCGCCCACCTGGCCGGCGTCTTCCCGCACGTCTACGCCGACTCCGGCGCCGCCCTGGTGCGCACCGGCGCCCGTGCGGCCACGGTCCTCGCCGAGATCCTGGAGCTGGCCCCCTTCGGCAAGATCCTCTTCTCCACCGGCGCCCACGGCCTGCCCGAACTCCACGTCATCGGCGCCCGCCTCTTCCGCGAGGCCCTCTCCCGCGTCCTGGGCGGCTGGGTCGCCGAGGGCGCGTGGGTCCGGGCGGACGCCCAGCGGGTGGCCCGGCTGATCGCGGCGGACAACGCGCGCCGGGTGTACGGACTGGGATAA
- a CDS encoding helix-turn-helix transcriptional regulator, whose amino-acid sequence MKNVGEARETPVGTPQEELATGERSTRNRVARSILDHGPSTVAELAGRLGLTQAAVRRHLDALVADDVVEAREQRVYGARTRGRPAKVFALTDCGRDAFDQSYDKLAVDALRWIAEQGGGAEAVAAFARARITAQASAYRKAIEAAGPDKRAEALARALSADGYAATARSAPVGEQLCQHHCPVAHVAEQFPQLCEAETEVFAELLGTHVQRLATIAHGDGVCTTFIPEISTDAPASTAGRNPA is encoded by the coding sequence GTGAAAAACGTCGGCGAGGCTCGGGAGACCCCGGTGGGGACCCCGCAGGAGGAGCTAGCGACCGGTGAGCGCTCGACGCGCAACCGGGTCGCGCGGTCCATCCTGGACCACGGGCCGTCGACCGTCGCGGAACTCGCCGGCCGGCTGGGACTGACCCAGGCGGCCGTACGGCGTCACCTGGACGCGCTGGTGGCCGACGACGTCGTGGAGGCGCGCGAACAGCGGGTCTACGGCGCGCGCACGCGCGGCCGGCCCGCCAAGGTCTTCGCGCTCACCGACTGCGGCCGGGACGCCTTCGACCAGTCCTACGACAAGCTCGCCGTGGACGCGCTCCGCTGGATCGCCGAGCAGGGGGGCGGCGCCGAGGCGGTCGCCGCCTTCGCCCGCGCCCGGATCACCGCGCAGGCGAGCGCGTACCGCAAGGCGATCGAGGCCGCCGGCCCCGACAAGCGCGCCGAAGCGCTCGCCAGGGCCCTGAGCGCCGACGGGTACGCTGCCACGGCGCGCAGCGCACCGGTCGGCGAGCAGCTCTGCCAGCACCACTGCCCGGTCGCCCACGTCGCGGAGCAGTTCCCGCAGCTCTGCGAGGCGGAGACCGAGGTCTTCGCGGAGCTGCTGGGCACCCACGTCCAGCGACTGGCGACCATCGCCCACGGCGACGGCGTCTGCACGACGTTCATCCCCGAGATTTCCACTGACGCACCTGCAAGCACGGCCGGGAGGAACCCCGCATGA
- a CDS encoding COX15/CtaA family protein: MVGVPKLNRADARAALRNPLALIADRWSPDPRTVRRAALAALVMSVVIVVTGGAVRLTGSGLGCPTWPTCTEDSLTTTRAMGFHGVVEFGNRMLTYVLCAAVGWAIVAARAQKPWRRALTRLGWAQFWVVMGNAVLGGVVVLVGLNPYTVAAHFLLSSALIAVATLMWQRAREGDGAPRPLVGAAVRQLVWVLVAASALLIAVGTVVTGAGPHAGDSSEVERIPIDWENVAKLHAVLAWIVVTLTFALWFVLKAVDAPKEPVARTRELFVVLLCQGALGYVQYFTHLPEALVAAHMAGSAVMWIWVLRVLLSLRERPALVADLPGPSAEVTVASRA; this comes from the coding sequence ATGGTGGGCGTGCCAAAGCTGAACCGCGCCGACGCCCGGGCCGCCCTGCGCAACCCGCTCGCCCTCATCGCCGACCGCTGGAGTCCGGATCCCCGGACCGTCCGGCGGGCGGCGCTCGCCGCGCTCGTGATGTCGGTGGTCATCGTCGTGACCGGCGGCGCCGTCCGCCTGACCGGCTCCGGGCTGGGCTGCCCCACGTGGCCCACCTGCACCGAGGACTCGCTGACCACCACCCGGGCCATGGGCTTCCACGGAGTGGTCGAGTTCGGCAACCGCATGCTGACGTACGTGCTGTGCGCGGCCGTCGGCTGGGCCATCGTCGCGGCCCGTGCCCAGAAGCCGTGGCGGCGCGCCCTGACCCGGCTGGGCTGGGCGCAGTTCTGGGTGGTCATGGGCAACGCGGTGCTCGGTGGCGTCGTGGTGCTGGTCGGCCTCAACCCGTACACGGTCGCCGCGCACTTCCTGCTCTCCTCGGCGCTGATCGCCGTCGCCACGCTGATGTGGCAGCGCGCCCGGGAGGGCGACGGGGCCCCGCGTCCGCTGGTCGGCGCGGCGGTGCGGCAGCTCGTGTGGGTCCTGGTGGCCGCGTCGGCGCTGCTCATCGCGGTGGGCACGGTGGTGACCGGGGCCGGGCCGCACGCCGGTGACTCCAGCGAGGTCGAGCGCATCCCGATCGACTGGGAGAACGTGGCCAAGCTGCACGCGGTGCTCGCCTGGATCGTGGTCACGCTGACCTTCGCGCTGTGGTTCGTGCTGAAGGCGGTGGACGCCCCGAAGGAGCCGGTGGCGCGGACGCGGGAGCTGTTCGTCGTCCTGCTGTGCCAGGGAGCCCTCGGGTACGTCCAGTACTTCACCCATCTCCCCGAGGCCCTGGTCGCCGCGCACATGGCGGGCTCCGCCGTGATGTGGATCTGGGTCCTGCGCGTCCTGCTGTCGCTGCGGGAACGCCCCGCGCTCGTCGCGGACCTGCCGGGCCCCTCCGCCGAGGTGACGGTCGCCTCCCGCGCCTGA
- a CDS encoding heme o synthase — protein sequence MCVTAVESRPAGVLGASQGPVHRPFGARVKAFVALTKPRIIELLLITTVPVMFLAQQGVPDLKLVLLTCVGGYLSAGGANALNMYIDRDIDALMDRTSQRPLVTGMVGPRECLAFGITLAVVSTLLFGLTVNWLSAWLSLGALLFYVVVYTMLLKRRTSQNIVWGGIAGCMPVLIGWSAVTDSLSWAPLILFLVIFFWTPPHYWPLSMKVKDDYARVGVPMLPVIASNKVVARQIVLYSWVMVAVSLLLTPLGYTGWFYTAVALASGGWWLWEAHALQNRARAEETGVKLKEMRLFHWSITYVSLLFVAIAVDPFLR from the coding sequence GTGTGCGTGACGGCCGTCGAATCCCGTCCAGCGGGGGTGCTCGGTGCGAGCCAGGGCCCGGTTCACCGGCCGTTCGGGGCCCGTGTCAAGGCATTCGTGGCGCTGACCAAGCCACGGATCATCGAGCTGCTCCTCATCACCACCGTCCCGGTGATGTTCCTGGCCCAGCAGGGCGTGCCCGACCTGAAGCTGGTCCTGCTGACCTGCGTCGGCGGCTACCTGTCCGCGGGCGGCGCCAACGCGCTGAACATGTACATCGACCGGGACATCGACGCCCTGATGGACCGCACCTCCCAGCGCCCGCTGGTGACCGGCATGGTCGGCCCGCGCGAGTGCCTGGCCTTCGGCATCACCCTCGCGGTCGTCTCCACCCTGCTCTTCGGCCTGACCGTCAACTGGCTGTCGGCCTGGCTGTCCCTCGGCGCGCTCCTCTTCTACGTCGTCGTCTACACGATGCTGCTCAAGCGGCGTACGTCCCAGAACATCGTGTGGGGCGGCATCGCCGGCTGCATGCCGGTGCTGATCGGCTGGTCGGCCGTGACCGACTCGCTCTCCTGGGCCCCGCTCATCCTCTTCCTGGTGATCTTCTTCTGGACGCCGCCGCACTACTGGCCGCTGTCCATGAAGGTCAAGGACGACTACGCGCGCGTGGGCGTCCCGATGCTGCCGGTCATCGCCTCCAACAAGGTCGTCGCCCGGCAGATCGTCCTCTATAGCTGGGTCATGGTCGCCGTCTCCCTGCTGCTCACCCCGCTCGGCTACACCGGCTGGTTCTACACGGCGGTCGCGCTGGCCTCGGGCGGCTGGTGGCTGTGGGAGGCGCACGCGCTCCAGAACCGGGCCAGGGCCGAGGAGACGGGCGTGAAGCTGAAGGAGATGCGGCTCTTCCACTGGTCGATCACCTATGTGTCGCTGCTGTTCGTGGCGATCGCGGTGGACCCCTTCCTGCGCTAG
- the tkt gene encoding transketolase: protein MSTKPTTTDLEWTELDQRAVDTARVLAADAVQKVGNGHPGTAMSLAPAAYTLFQKVMRHDPADPEWVGRDRFVLSAGHSSLTLYTQLYLAGFGLELDDLKSFRTWGSKTPGHPEYGHTRGVETTTGPLGQGVANAVGMAMAARYERGLFDPQAPAGESPFDHFIYCIAGDGCLQEGISAEASSMAGHQKLGNLVLLWDDNHISIEGDTETAVSEDTVKRYEAYGWHVQRVEAQENGDLDPKAIFAAIQEAKRVTDRPSFIAMRSIIAWPAPNAQNTEAAHGSALGEEEVAATKRVLGFDPERTFEVADEVLSHTRQALDRGRQAKAEWEKSFQEWRNGDAERAAEFDRIAKGELPAGWEEKLPVFEPGKAVATRAASGKVLQALGAVIPELWGGSADLAGSNNTTIDKDSSFLPEGNPLPEANPYGRTIHFGIREHSMGAELNGITLHGNTRVYGGTFLVFSDYMRNAVRLSALMHLPVTFVWTHDSIGLGEDGPTHQPVEHLASLRAIPGLNIVRPADANETVIAWREILRRWTKEFGKGQPHGLALTRQGVPAYEPNEDAARGGYVLFEAEGPEGRSAEAQVILIATGSEVHVAVEAREQLQADGVPTRVVSMPSVEWFEQQDQGYRESVLPPSVKARVAVEAGVGLTWHKYVGDAGRIVSLEHFGASADAKVLFREFGFTAENVAAKARESLAAAQR, encoded by the coding sequence GTGAGCACCAAGCCGACCACCACAGACCTCGAGTGGACCGAGCTGGACCAGCGGGCCGTCGACACCGCCCGCGTCCTGGCCGCAGACGCCGTACAGAAGGTCGGCAACGGCCATCCCGGTACGGCGATGAGCCTGGCCCCGGCCGCGTACACGCTCTTCCAGAAGGTGATGCGCCACGACCCGGCCGACCCGGAGTGGGTCGGGCGCGACCGCTTCGTGCTGTCCGCCGGCCACTCGTCCCTGACCCTCTACACCCAGCTCTACCTGGCCGGGTTCGGCCTGGAGCTGGACGACCTGAAGTCCTTCCGGACGTGGGGCTCCAAGACCCCCGGTCACCCGGAGTACGGACACACCAGGGGCGTGGAGACCACCACGGGCCCGCTGGGCCAGGGTGTCGCCAACGCGGTCGGCATGGCGATGGCCGCCCGGTACGAGCGCGGCCTGTTCGACCCGCAGGCGCCCGCCGGCGAGTCCCCGTTCGACCACTTCATCTACTGCATCGCCGGTGACGGCTGCCTCCAGGAGGGCATCTCCGCCGAGGCGTCCTCGATGGCCGGCCACCAGAAGCTCGGCAACCTGGTCCTGCTGTGGGACGACAACCACATCTCGATCGAGGGCGACACCGAGACGGCCGTGTCCGAGGACACCGTCAAGCGGTACGAGGCCTACGGCTGGCACGTCCAGCGGGTCGAGGCCCAGGAGAACGGCGACCTGGACCCGAAGGCGATCTTCGCCGCGATCCAGGAGGCCAAGCGGGTCACCGACCGGCCGTCCTTCATCGCGATGCGCTCGATCATCGCCTGGCCGGCCCCGAACGCGCAGAACACCGAGGCCGCGCACGGCTCGGCCCTGGGCGAGGAGGAGGTCGCGGCCACCAAGCGCGTCCTCGGCTTCGACCCGGAGCGGACGTTCGAGGTCGCCGACGAGGTCCTCTCCCACACCCGCCAGGCGCTCGACCGGGGCCGGCAGGCCAAGGCCGAGTGGGAGAAGTCGTTCCAGGAGTGGCGCAACGGCGACGCCGAGCGCGCCGCCGAGTTCGACCGGATCGCCAAGGGCGAGCTGCCCGCCGGCTGGGAGGAGAAGCTCCCCGTCTTCGAGCCCGGCAAGGCCGTCGCGACGCGTGCCGCCTCCGGCAAGGTGCTCCAGGCGCTCGGCGCGGTGATCCCCGAGCTGTGGGGCGGCTCCGCCGACCTCGCCGGGTCGAACAACACCACGATCGACAAGGACAGCTCGTTCCTGCCCGAGGGCAACCCGCTGCCCGAGGCCAACCCGTACGGCCGGACGATCCACTTCGGCATCCGCGAGCACTCCATGGGCGCGGAGCTGAACGGCATCACGCTGCACGGCAACACCCGCGTCTACGGCGGCACCTTCCTGGTGTTCTCCGACTACATGCGCAACGCCGTGCGCCTGTCGGCGCTCATGCACCTGCCGGTGACGTTCGTGTGGACGCACGACTCCATCGGTCTCGGCGAGGACGGCCCGACCCACCAGCCGGTGGAGCACCTGGCCTCGCTGCGCGCGATCCCGGGTCTGAACATCGTCCGCCCGGCGGACGCCAACGAGACCGTGATCGCCTGGCGCGAGATCCTGCGCCGCTGGACCAAGGAGTTCGGCAAGGGCCAGCCGCACGGTCTCGCGCTGACCCGCCAGGGCGTGCCGGCCTACGAGCCGAACGAGGACGCCGCCCGCGGCGGCTACGTGCTGTTCGAGGCCGAAGGGCCCGAAGGGCGGAGCGCTGAGGCGCAGGTCATTCTGATCGCCACCGGTTCCGAGGTGCATGTGGCCGTGGAGGCGCGTGAGCAGCTCCAGGCCGACGGCGTTCCCACCCGGGTCGTGTCGATGCCGTCGGTGGAGTGGTTCGAGCAGCAGGACCAGGGGTACCGGGAGTCCGTGCTGCCGCCGTCCGTGAAGGCCCGGGTCGCCGTGGAGGCGGGCGTCGGACTGACCTGGCACAAGTACGTCGGGGACGCCGGCCGCATCGTCTCCCTGGAGCACTTCGGTGCCTCCGCCGACGCCAAGGTGCTCTTCCGCGAGTTCGGTTTCACGGCCGAGAACGTGGCCGCCAAGGCGCGGGAATCCCTCGCCGCCGCCCAGCGCTGA
- a CDS encoding ABC transporter permease — protein sequence MIAAQAALETKMLLRNGEQLLLTVVIPALLLVLFSSVDIVDTGAGEAVDFLAPGILALAVMSTAFTGQAIATGFERRYGVLKRLASSPLPRWGLMTAKTLSVLVTEVLQVILLTAIALALGWHPHGNPFAVLLLLLLGTAAFSGLGLLMAGTLKAEATLAAANLVFLLLLVGGGVIVPLEKFGAAGQRVLGLLPISALSDGLRDVLQHGAGMPWGDLGVLAVWAVAGLAAAGRFFRWE from the coding sequence ATGATCGCGGCGCAGGCGGCACTGGAGACGAAGATGCTGCTGCGCAACGGCGAGCAGTTGCTGCTGACGGTCGTCATCCCGGCCCTGCTGCTCGTGCTCTTCAGCTCGGTCGACATCGTGGACACCGGCGCCGGCGAGGCCGTCGACTTCCTCGCCCCCGGCATCCTGGCGCTCGCCGTGATGTCCACGGCGTTCACCGGCCAGGCCATCGCGACGGGCTTCGAACGCCGCTACGGCGTCCTGAAGCGGCTCGCCTCCTCCCCGCTGCCGCGCTGGGGCCTGATGACCGCGAAGACGCTGTCGGTGCTGGTCACGGAGGTCCTCCAGGTGATCCTGCTGACGGCGATCGCCCTCGCCCTCGGCTGGCACCCGCACGGCAACCCGTTCGCGGTGCTCCTGCTGCTGCTCCTGGGCACGGCGGCGTTCTCGGGCCTCGGCCTGCTGATGGCCGGCACCCTGAAGGCGGAGGCCACGCTGGCCGCCGCCAACCTGGTCTTCCTGCTGCTGCTCGTGGGCGGCGGGGTGATCGTCCCGCTGGAGAAGTTCGGTGCGGCGGGACAACGGGTGCTCGGCCTGCTGCCGATCTCCGCCCTGTCCGACGGGCTGCGCGACGTCCTCCAGCACGGCGCCGGCATGCCGTGGGGCGACCTGGGCGTCCTCGCCGTGTGGGCGGTGGCGGGGCTCGCCGCGGCCGGGAGATTCTTCCGCTGGGAGTGA
- a CDS encoding nucleotidyltransferase: MQTDALLDRFLRDLAPLRPLALWAHGSLAGGDYQEGRSDLDLISVLPGPLGIGRIRQVARLHRELRGTPLAVNLHCSYLTPATLDGPGRSHLTWAHDGLLRRPVTPVTRRELHTFGRVLYGQAPAALLPAVPDRQLTDFVVRDQRDFWRPAVDRARRWQQDVWVDLGLLTYARAGVTLREGRLISKKEALGELSGLGAPAEVVEDIARRRYGTPAPPDPARRARRAELTRAFLGPAIDALVAAHG; this comes from the coding sequence ATGCAGACCGACGCCCTGCTCGACCGCTTCCTGCGCGACCTCGCGCCCCTGCGCCCCCTCGCCCTGTGGGCCCACGGCTCCCTGGCCGGCGGGGACTACCAGGAGGGACGCAGCGACCTGGACCTCATCTCCGTACTCCCCGGGCCGTTGGGCATCGGGCGGATCCGGCAGGTGGCGCGCCTGCACCGCGAGCTGCGCGGCACACCGCTCGCCGTGAATCTCCATTGCAGCTATCTGACCCCGGCCACCCTGGACGGCCCCGGGCGCTCGCACCTCACCTGGGCGCACGACGGACTGCTGCGCCGTCCCGTCACCCCCGTCACCCGGCGCGAGCTGCACACCTTCGGCCGGGTGCTGTACGGGCAGGCACCGGCCGCGCTGCTGCCCGCGGTGCCGGACCGGCAGCTCACCGACTTCGTCGTGCGCGACCAGCGCGACTTCTGGCGGCCGGCGGTGGACCGGGCCCGGCGGTGGCAGCAGGACGTCTGGGTCGACCTGGGCCTGCTGACGTACGCCCGGGCCGGCGTCACTCTGCGCGAGGGGCGGCTGATCTCCAAGAAGGAGGCGCTCGGCGAGCTGTCCGGACTGGGTGCGCCCGCCGAGGTCGTCGAGGACATCGCCCGGCGGCGCTACGGCACCCCCGCCCCGCCGGACCCCGCCCGGCGGGCCCGCCGCGCTGAACTGACCCGTGCCTTCCTGGGCCCGGCGATCGACGCCCTCGTGGCCGCGCACGGGTGA
- a CDS encoding ABC transporter ATP-binding protein, translating into MRSEPVVQVQALVKRYGTKTAVNGLDLVAQPGVTAVLGPNGAGKTTTVETCEGYRKPDGGTVSVLGLDPVRQSARLRPRIGVMLQSGGVYSGARADEMLRHIARLHAHPLDVDALIERLGLGSCGRTGYRRLSGGQQQRLALAMAVVGRPELVFLDEPTAGLDPQARRATWDLVRDLRADGVSVILTTHHMDEAEQLADDVAIIDGGRVIAQGSPDELCRGGAENTLRFTGRPGLDVASLLMALPADCTAAELTPGSYRVTGKVDPQLLATVTSWCAQHGVMPDRISVERHTLEDVFLELTGKELRA; encoded by the coding sequence ATGCGAAGTGAGCCCGTGGTCCAGGTCCAGGCCCTGGTGAAGCGGTACGGCACGAAGACCGCGGTGAACGGCCTCGACCTGGTGGCCCAGCCGGGCGTGACCGCCGTACTCGGCCCCAACGGGGCGGGGAAGACGACGACCGTCGAGACCTGCGAGGGCTACCGGAAGCCGGACGGCGGCACGGTGAGCGTCCTCGGACTCGACCCGGTGCGCCAGTCCGCGCGGCTGCGGCCCCGCATCGGCGTGATGCTCCAGTCCGGCGGGGTCTACTCCGGCGCCCGCGCCGACGAGATGCTGCGGCACATCGCGCGGCTGCACGCGCATCCGCTGGACGTCGACGCCCTGATCGAGCGCCTCGGCCTCGGCTCCTGCGGCCGGACCGGCTACCGCCGGCTGTCCGGCGGCCAGCAGCAGCGGCTCGCGCTCGCCATGGCCGTCGTGGGCCGCCCGGAACTCGTCTTCCTGGACGAGCCGACCGCCGGGCTCGACCCGCAGGCCCGCCGCGCCACCTGGGACCTGGTGCGGGACCTGCGCGCCGACGGCGTCTCGGTGATCCTCACCACGCACCACATGGACGAGGCCGAACAGCTCGCCGACGACGTGGCGATCATCGACGGCGGCCGGGTCATCGCCCAGGGCTCGCCCGACGAGCTGTGCAGGGGCGGCGCCGAGAACACCCTTCGCTTCACCGGCCGCCCCGGCCTCGACGTCGCCTCCCTGCTCATGGCCCTCCCGGCCGACTGCACGGCCGCCGAGCTGACCCCGGGCAGCTACCGCGTCACCGGCAAGGTCGACCCGCAACTGCTGGCCACGGTGACCTCCTGGTGCGCCCAGCACGGGGTGATGCCGGACCGGATCTCGGTGGAGCGGCACACGCTGGAGGACGTCTTCCTGGAGCTGACCGGCAAGGAGCTGCGCGCGTGA